The following proteins are encoded in a genomic region of Montipora foliosa isolate CH-2021 chromosome 8, ASM3666993v2, whole genome shotgun sequence:
- the LOC138012802 gene encoding NACHT, LRR and PYD domains-containing protein 12-like produces MDLREALTPKTFNSLSFVAVLLWIFVGLAATGIFSELEISEPRFDFGCVVKTGSDKDFIRRKCFDQYQKKINKLGIPPYAFIMVNFTAISIVSLVYSQYVKSTVNRLEGGHEDAEGERRNPSRRRRLFVWYLSQLAAKFALGIIFIVFLETDLFYPGHFPTDFTCRVEKGNDSGDLSTNQTQSTLYKCFSQRAAKKTFWINAVTVVNGIFAFFALVEIVWILSRAKKGRTFMENRQFYADHLRSNSDQQQETPQEEIPLTEVESGCQPAVQEAVTVQNTPSSLNTGEAEELAREQLVLTEAIKKMKDDCLNSTEQLHDLKQPFRRKPGEGPKPNDLKTDQIYVNVAIHEGRAFHVFAQNRSEQLKQYPPNSKDCLYATPDDLIDKQHKNVLVVGRPGIGKTLLSTKILRMWASGEGFNGDQDDKKHIVVVFLLKFRRFTSNPLLNLRELLAKGETVEQLYDSMWNFVITYPSRVLFIFDGVDEFSAKEDIAGKDHTCYKNGLEEKMPISALFNKLAGGQLLRGLNIVTTTRPTAVTCVEDVNFDRTVEILGFTSEKVEDYVEKFTQGVRDAKDKIWGHIKSNMNLFSLCYIPVNCFLICSCLWEIVRDTAHTRLPTRMTEIYTMVVKILFFKHNRQSSAQGNLILKVYMYLPFNELPDDDKEIFKRLGEIAFEGIKQGRLVFESSKVIGLEDCGLLHRLPDAESRYNEPPKAQYCFTHLTLQEFFAAKNVVESLSKRELNNFVSEHINDGAWQMVLQFVAGLLEPDPETKSSNSDIFIKLLPISTEKKTTLTSWPAEKDKQLTLNLCKCLYEIDDEKQQAVLQNKIEQLGFNAVDFNYCSLGPVDFAAVSHFLENASGVLYMNLEWNDLGSLGAKEVQKFLVNTGCKLNSLNLTGNQLTDEGAEHLSAALKHSNCKLNSLNLMFNQLTDEAAEYLSAALKHSNCKLNSLNLRDNKLTDKAAEHLSAALKHSNCKLNRLILMGNNITNKAAFCKSVEHINCKVLKF; encoded by the coding sequence ATGGATTTAAGAGAGGCGTTAACTCCCAAAACTTTTAACAGCCTTAGTTTTGTAGCAGTCTTACTTTGGATTTTTGTTGGTTTGGCAGCGACTGGGATATTTTCAGAGTTGGAAATCAGTGAACCCAGGTTCGACTTTGGCTGCGTTGTGAAAACCGGCAGCGACAAGGATTTCATCCGAAGAAAGTGCTTCGACCAGTaccaaaagaaaatcaacaaactcGGCATTCCTCCCTACGCCTTCatcatggttaatttcaccgcGATTTCCATTGTTTCCCTCGTATACTCGCAGTACGTCAAGTCAACAGTTAATAGACTCGAGGGCGGTCACGAAGATGCCGAAGGAGAGCGGAGGAATCCAAGCCGAAGGCGTCGGCTTTTCGTCTGGTATTTATCTCAACTTGCCGCAAAATTTGCTCTGGGaatcattttcattgtcttcCTGGAAACCGACCTATTTTATCCCGGGCACTTTCCCACAGATTTTACCTGTCGTGTTGAAAAAGGTAATGATTCGGGGGATCTATCTACGAACCAGACACAATCAACACTTTACAAATGTTTCAGTCAGAGAGCAGCGAAGAAGACCTTCTGGATCAATGCTGTGACAGTCGTTAACGGCATTTTCGCGTTTTTTGCTTTAGTGGAGATTGTCTGGATCTTATCACGAGCTAAGAAAGGAAGAACTTTTATGGAGAATCGACAGTTTTATGCTGATCATTTGAGATCGAACTCGGATCAACAACAGGAAACACCTCAAGAAGAAATACCGTTAACTGAGGTAGAAAGTGGTTGTCAACCTGCAGTGCAGGAAGCCGTCACTGTCCAAAATACTCCTTCATCACTGAATACGGGTGAAGCGGAAGAACTCGCTCGAGAGCAACTTGTACTGACagaagccattaaaaaaatgaaggatGATTGCTTAAATTCCACGGAGCAACTCCATGACTTGAAGCAACCTTTTCGACGGAAGCCAGGCGAAGGCCCAAAACCCAATGATCTAAAAACTGATCAAATTTATGTCAATGTGGCAATCCATGAAGGCAGAGCTTTTCATGTCTTTGCGCAAAACAGAAGCGAGCAGCTCAAACAATACCCGCCCAATTCTAAGGACTGTCTGTACGCCACGCCAGACGATCTCATTGACAAACAACACAAGAATGTCCTTGTTGTTGGACGTCCTGGCATAGGAAAGACATTGCTAAGCACTAAAATCCTTCGAATGTGGGCATCTGGTGAAGGCTTTAATGGAGATCAAGATGACAAAAAACACATTGTTGTTGTGTTCCTCCTGAAATTCAGGCGCTTTACAAGCAATCCATTGCTTAATCTCCGTGAACTGTTGGCTAAAGGAGAAACAGTTGAGCAGTTGTATGATTCTATGtggaattttgttattacaTACCCAAGCcgagttctttttatttttgacGGAGTCGATGAATTTTCTGCGAAAGAGGATATCGCTGGGAAAGACCACACATGTTACAAGAATGGCTTGGAGGAGAAGATGCCTATTTCCGCTTTGTTTAACAAACTAGCGGGAGGACAACTTCTTCGTGGTCTAAACATAGTCACAACAACAAGACCAACGGCAGTGACCTGTGTTGAAGATGTGAACTTTGATAGAACAGTCGAAATCCTGGGATTTACGTCCGAAAAGGTTGAAGACTATGTCGAGAAGTTTACACAAGGAGTTCGCGACGCAAAGGACAAAATTTGGGGACACATTAAGTCGAACATGAACCTGTTTTCATTGTGCTACATCCCAGTGAACTGTTTTCTCATTTGTTCTTGTCTTTGGGAAATTGTCAGGGATACAGCACACACTCGGCTCCCTACAAGAATGACTGAGATTTACACGATGGTTGTAAAGATTCTCTTCTTTAAGCACAACCGGCAAAGCAGTGCTCAAGGTAACCTGATTCTCaaagtgtacatgtacttgccGTTTAACGAGCTCCCAGATGATGACAAAGAAATTTTCAAGAGGCTGGGAGAAATTGCTTTTGAGGGAATAAAACAAGGAAGATTGGTTTTTGAGTCAAGCAAAGTCATTGGACTGGAAGATTGTGGACTTCTTCACAGATTGCCAGACGCAGAATCCCGTTATAATGAGCCGCCGAAAGCCCAATATTGCTTTACACATTTGACACTGCAAGAATTCTTCGCTGCAAAAAATGTTGTGGAGTCCTTGAGTAAAAGAGAACTAAACAACTTTGTGTCAGAACACATTAACGATGGTGCATGGCAAATGGTGCTGCAGTTTGTGGCTGGATTACTCGAGCCTGATCCAGAAACAAAGAGCTCAAACAGCGACATTTTTATCAAACTGCTTCCTATATCGACTGAGAAGAAAACAACGCTGACCTCTTGGCCAGCTGAAAAAGACAAACAGCTAACACTGAACTTATGTAAGTGTTTGTACGAGATTGATGATGAAAAACAGCAGGCAgtgttacaaaacaaaattgagcAACTTGGCTTTAACGCCGTAGATTTTAATTACTGTTCACTCGGGCCTGTTGACTTTGCTGCTGTCTCGCATTTCTTAGAAAATGCTTCGGGAGTTTTGTATATGAATTTGGAGTGGAATGATCTTGGTTCATTGGGTGCAAAAGAAGTGCAAAAGTTTCTTGTCAATACTGGATGCAAACTAAACAGCTTAAACCTCACAGGTAACCAGTTAACTGATGAAGGAGCCGAGCATTTATCAGCAGCACTAAAGCACAGtaattgcaaactaaacagcTTAAACCTCATGTTTAACCAGTTAACTGATGAAGCAGCCGAGTATTTATCAGCAGCACTAAAGCACAGtaattgcaaactaaacagcTTAAACCTCAGGGATAACAAGTTAACTGATAAAGCAGCAGAGCATTTATCTGCAGCACTAAAGCACAGtaattgcaaactaaacagATTAATCCTCATGGGTAACAATATTACTAATAAAGCCGCCTTCTGTAAATCAGTGGAGCATATTAATTGCAAAGTTCTAAAGTTTTAA